In a genomic window of Deinococcus aquiradiocola:
- a CDS encoding MFS transporter small subunit: MTQASPTRTPASVVALAWIVVILPILWALWQTLLKVVQLFG; this comes from the coding sequence ATGACGCAAGCCTCCCCGACCCGTACCCCGGCCTCCGTCGTGGCCCTCGCCTGGATCGTGGTGATCCTCCCGATCCTGTGGGCGCTGTGGCAGACGCTCCTCAAGGTCGTGCAGCTGTTCGGCTGA
- a CDS encoding DUF1684 domain-containing protein → MTDAQHALTDYRRRKDAFFASGRGPIRPPHLETFTGLSYYPAAPELAFQLPVTRTEGVSVTLQTTTEEERELQAFGTVDVPFPDGVHTLTLYAQPGEETPAGLFLPFRDATSAHETYGAGRYMDVPTFARDGDVWVSLDFNLAYHPYCAYGDGWACPLPPAGNWLPLPVRAGERLP, encoded by the coding sequence ATGACCGACGCGCAGCATGCCCTCACCGACTACCGGCGCCGCAAGGACGCCTTCTTCGCCAGCGGTCGCGGCCCCATCCGCCCGCCGCACCTGGAGACCTTCACGGGCCTCTCGTACTACCCGGCCGCGCCTGAACTCGCGTTCCAGCTGCCCGTCACGCGCACCGAGGGCGTGAGCGTGACCCTGCAGACGACGACCGAGGAGGAACGCGAACTGCAGGCCTTCGGGACGGTGGACGTGCCCTTCCCGGACGGCGTGCACACCCTCACGCTGTACGCACAGCCGGGCGAGGAGACGCCCGCCGGACTGTTCCTGCCGTTCCGCGACGCGACGAGCGCGCACGAGACGTACGGCGCGGGCCGGTACATGGACGTGCCGACCTTCGCGCGGGACGGGGACGTGTGGGTGAGCCTGGACTTCAACCTCGCGTACCACCCGTACTGCGCGTACGGGGACGGCTGGGCGTGCCCGCTGCCCCCGGCAGGGAACTGGCTGCCCCTGCCGGTCCGGGCCGGCGAACGCCTCCCCTGA
- a CDS encoding RNA-binding S4 domain-containing protein: MTQDQTPARPAPADVIDLQDYLKLAGLVDTGGEAKYLIQSGEVRLNGEVETRRRKKIQRGDRVKLDGQEHVVDF, encoded by the coding sequence ATGACCCAAGACCAGACCCCCGCCCGACCCGCCCCCGCGGACGTCATCGACCTGCAGGACTACCTCAAGCTCGCCGGACTGGTGGACACGGGCGGCGAAGCGAAGTACCTCATCCAGAGCGGCGAGGTCCGCCTGAACGGCGAGGTCGAAACGCGCAGGCGCAAGAAGATCCAGCGTGGCGACCGCGTCAAGCTGGACGGCCAGGAACACGTCGTCGACTTCTGA
- a CDS encoding Ig domain-containing protein codes for MSPVRLVLPAAALGLLLSSCGSTTTSTSSTSTKDALYFSSTNAPVAYVGEPFTTQVAVSGGVGPYSLRVVNGKLPDGLTLSSTTLSGKPTREGLYTFTVEVSDAALSTKTQSMTLNVTALPPLSLAFTLPTSEIRGETRLPLTVTAPRAMRAFRLQWTLPDGVTVTRVTPADNRAVAYWKVTGRTLTLDMGFRTPVATGDRVALVSVSPARPLTLAAPVLGYTAIGGDGQSLARVALPTPTPATPAPVTTPAGTGQGTGTAAPGSTPATTPTTTPAGTTPAGPQPVTPPASGSGK; via the coding sequence ATGTCACCTGTACGCCTCGTCCTGCCGGCGGCCGCGCTGGGCCTGCTCCTGAGCAGCTGCGGGTCCACCACCACCTCCACCAGCAGCACCAGCACGAAGGACGCCCTGTACTTCTCCAGCACGAACGCGCCCGTCGCGTACGTCGGCGAGCCCTTCACCACCCAGGTCGCCGTGTCGGGCGGCGTCGGCCCGTACTCGCTGCGCGTCGTGAACGGCAAACTGCCGGACGGCCTCACGCTCAGCAGCACCACCCTCAGCGGCAAGCCCACCCGGGAGGGCCTGTACACCTTCACGGTCGAGGTGTCCGACGCGGCCCTGTCGACCAAGACGCAGTCCATGACCCTCAACGTCACGGCCCTCCCGCCGCTCAGCCTCGCGTTCACGCTCCCCACCAGCGAGATCAGGGGCGAGACGCGCCTCCCGCTCACCGTGACCGCGCCCCGAGCGATGCGCGCCTTCCGCCTGCAGTGGACGCTGCCGGACGGCGTGACCGTCACCCGCGTCACGCCCGCCGACAACCGCGCCGTCGCGTACTGGAAGGTCACGGGCCGCACCCTCACGCTCGATATGGGCTTCCGGACGCCCGTCGCGACCGGGGATCGTGTGGCGCTCGTCAGCGTGTCGCCCGCCCGGCCCCTCACGCTCGCCGCGCCCGTCCTCGGGTACACCGCCATCGGCGGGGACGGCCAGAGCCTCGCCCGCGTGGCACTCCCCACCCCCACGCCCGCCACTCCTGCGCCCGTGACGACGCCCGCCGGGACGGGGCAGGGGACAGGCACGGCCGCTCCGGGCAGCACGCCCGCCACCACGCCGACCACCACACCCGCAGGCACCACACCGGCAGGCCCTCAGCCCGTCACCCCACCCGCCAGCGGGAGCGGCAAATGA
- a CDS encoding MFS transporter, which yields MNGARSDAGPHSAARPTPDTPPDPEPDARPTHQGALGAARAWKERTFHALRWPHFRRYWQSQMLSLVGSWMQTTAQSYLVLELTNNNSAALGWVTVAQFTPSLLLSLFAGAVIDRAPRRRILLATQSVLMVTALVLAVTTHLGVVTLPLVMVLAFVSGMANAFDMPARQTLASDFVPREDFANAVALNSLSFNVSRTLGQAVFGVVAALGVTLLGGGNADNLARLAVPFYLNVASFVVVLWVIATLPFPPRETGGRPAVLTDIAEGLRYVRRTPSIRNTLILLGLLSLTIINFNVIIPYFARAVYGLREAGFGFLNASFGVGAMIGALWQASRPNPLRNLRLGAVLLLASGLALAVAPGGVIAAAVLACCGFAMLTFLISANSSVQLTVPNALRGRVMSLYSLVLVGSAPLGAIISSSMIAQGGPLGPKWGLAALAGVAGVCVLALWRHLPRTLPPQTLPPQAQPPASQLPAQATPGSRTLPAQPGD from the coding sequence ATGAACGGGGCAAGAAGCGACGCCGGACCCCACAGCGCGGCCCGGCCCACACCAGACACGCCACCGGACCCGGAGCCGGACGCCCGGCCCACCCACCAGGGCGCGCTCGGCGCCGCCCGAGCGTGGAAGGAACGCACCTTCCACGCCCTGCGCTGGCCGCACTTCCGCCGGTACTGGCAGTCGCAGATGCTCAGCCTCGTCGGCAGCTGGATGCAGACCACCGCCCAGTCCTACCTCGTGCTGGAACTCACGAACAACAACAGCGCCGCCCTCGGCTGGGTGACCGTCGCGCAGTTCACGCCCAGCCTCCTGCTGTCCCTCTTCGCCGGGGCCGTCATCGACCGCGCCCCGCGCCGCCGCATCCTGCTCGCCACCCAGAGCGTCCTGATGGTCACGGCCCTCGTGCTCGCCGTCACCACCCACCTCGGCGTCGTCACGCTGCCGCTCGTCATGGTCCTCGCCTTCGTGAGCGGCATGGCGAACGCCTTCGACATGCCCGCCCGCCAGACCCTCGCCTCGGACTTCGTGCCGCGCGAGGACTTCGCGAACGCCGTCGCGCTCAACAGCCTGTCCTTCAACGTGTCTCGCACGCTCGGGCAGGCGGTGTTCGGCGTGGTCGCCGCGCTCGGCGTCACTCTGCTCGGCGGCGGCAACGCCGACAACCTCGCCCGGCTCGCCGTGCCCTTCTACCTCAACGTCGCGTCCTTCGTGGTGGTGCTGTGGGTCATCGCGACCCTCCCGTTCCCGCCCCGCGAGACGGGTGGCCGCCCCGCCGTCCTCACCGACATCGCCGAGGGCCTGCGCTACGTGCGCCGCACGCCCAGCATCCGCAACACCCTCATTCTGCTCGGGCTGCTCAGCCTCACCATCATCAACTTCAACGTCATCATCCCGTACTTCGCCCGCGCCGTGTACGGCCTGCGCGAGGCGGGCTTCGGCTTCCTGAACGCGTCGTTCGGGGTGGGCGCCATGATCGGCGCGCTGTGGCAGGCCAGCAGACCCAACCCCCTGCGGAACCTGCGGCTCGGTGCAGTCCTGCTCCTCGCGTCCGGTCTCGCGCTCGCCGTCGCGCCGGGAGGCGTGATCGCGGCCGCCGTCCTCGCCTGCTGCGGCTTTGCCATGCTGACGTTCCTCATCTCTGCCAACAGCAGCGTGCAGCTCACCGTCCCGAACGCCCTGCGCGGCCGCGTCATGAGCCTGTACTCGCTGGTGCTCGTCGGGTCCGCCCCGCTCGGCGCGATCATCTCCAGCAGCATGATCGCGCAGGGCGGCCCGCTCGGCCCGAAATGGGGTCTCGCCGCGCTCGCCGGCGTGGCGGGCGTGTGCGTGCTCGCCCTGTGGCGGCACCTGCCGCGCACCCTGCCCCCCCAAACCCTGCCCCCACAGGCCCAGCCCCCTGCCTCCCAGCTGCCCGCTCAGGCCACGCCCGGCAGCCGCACCCTCCCCGCACAGCCGGGCGACTGA
- a CDS encoding branched-chain amino acid ABC transporter substrate-binding protein encodes MKKLGLSILTLGALSMGGAHAATVIKIASMSPLSGGSSDLGLQIRNATELAIKDNKAAFKALGFDLQFVAYDDQGDPTTGTANARRIAADNSILAMVGTLNSGVVIPSSEVLAPSHVAIVSPANTNPKVTDRGLANMNRICARDDSQGPAGADFLVNTLKAKKVYVLNDKTPYGQGLADAAEAFMKTKGTTIVASEGTEEKSDFSSIITKIQALRPDAIYFGGLYGQVGPFAKQLREKGITIPVMGGDGYDSPDLLTLAGAGAKDIYFTTVAPPLNAVPTARVLASRYKAAYKKELAGFGIMGYDSAKVVITGVLNAIKANGNKLPTRTQVETAIRKTNITTGLLTGAIDFNSIGDRTSAKMYIIQVKNDASNKLDFSTAGTVTVKVNKQ; translated from the coding sequence ATGAAGAAACTCGGTCTTTCCATCCTGACCCTCGGCGCTCTGAGCATGGGCGGCGCCCATGCCGCCACCGTCATCAAGATCGCCAGCATGTCCCCTCTCTCCGGCGGCAGCAGCGACCTGGGCCTCCAGATCCGCAACGCCACCGAACTGGCCATCAAGGACAACAAGGCGGCCTTCAAGGCGCTGGGCTTCGACCTGCAGTTCGTCGCGTACGACGACCAGGGCGACCCCACCACCGGCACTGCCAACGCCCGCCGCATCGCGGCCGACAACAGCATCCTCGCGATGGTCGGCACCCTGAACTCGGGCGTCGTCATCCCCAGCAGCGAAGTGCTGGCCCCCAGCCACGTCGCCATCGTGTCGCCCGCCAACACCAACCCCAAGGTCACGGACCGCGGCCTCGCCAACATGAACCGCATCTGCGCCCGCGACGACTCGCAGGGCCCCGCCGGCGCGGACTTCCTCGTCAACACCCTCAAGGCCAAGAAGGTCTACGTCCTGAACGACAAGACCCCCTACGGCCAGGGCCTCGCGGACGCCGCCGAAGCCTTCATGAAGACCAAGGGCACGACCATCGTGGCCTCGGAAGGTACCGAGGAGAAGAGCGACTTCTCCAGCATCATCACCAAGATCCAGGCGCTGCGCCCCGACGCGATCTACTTCGGCGGCCTGTACGGCCAGGTCGGCCCCTTCGCCAAGCAGCTGCGCGAGAAGGGCATCACCATTCCAGTCATGGGCGGCGACGGCTACGACAGCCCCGACCTGCTGACCCTCGCGGGCGCGGGCGCCAAGGACATCTACTTCACCACCGTCGCGCCGCCCCTGAACGCCGTGCCGACCGCGCGCGTCCTCGCCAGCCGCTACAAGGCCGCGTACAAGAAGGAACTCGCGGGCTTCGGCATCATGGGCTACGACAGCGCCAAGGTCGTCATCACCGGCGTCCTGAACGCCATCAAGGCCAACGGCAACAAGCTCCCCACCCGCACGCAGGTCGAGACGGCCATCCGCAAGACCAACATCACGACCGGCCTGCTGACTGGCGCCATCGACTTCAACAGCATCGGTGACCGCACCAGCGCCAAGATGTACATCATCCAGGTCAAGAACGACGCCAGCAACAAGCTGGACTTCAGCACCGCCGGCACCGTCACGGTGAAAGTCAACAAGCAGTAA
- a CDS encoding branched-chain amino acid ABC transporter permease produces the protein MDIVLPVLSSVLVNGLLLGILYAIIALGYTMVYGILQLINFAHSEVFVTGAIVGYEVFRVLTPTSLNPYLILVIALVVAMIVSGLLNVLIERLAYRPLRSAPKLVPLISAIGVSFILQDLLRLFEGLQGRFDLAVNVPTAFNQPLPFQPLGVSIQVKDLILLVVGAVMLFGLNRLVNHSRVGRAIRAVAQDRVTAGLMGIDSNRMIALTFAIGGALGGVGGVLFAMKFPNLNAYSGTIPGIKAFSAAVLGGIGSIPGAVLGGLVLGLIENFLGVISIFGSVFPKLAFLGAIKAEYKDVGAFIALIVILIFKPSGLLGRNTTEKV, from the coding sequence ATGGATATTGTTCTTCCCGTCTTGTCGAGCGTGCTGGTCAACGGGCTGCTGCTGGGCATCCTGTACGCCATCATCGCGCTCGGGTACACCATGGTGTACGGCATCCTGCAGCTCATCAACTTCGCGCACTCGGAAGTGTTCGTGACCGGCGCCATCGTCGGCTACGAGGTGTTCCGCGTCCTCACGCCCACCAGCCTCAACCCGTACCTGATCCTCGTGATCGCCCTCGTGGTCGCCATGATCGTGTCGGGCCTGCTGAACGTGCTCATCGAGCGCCTCGCGTACCGGCCGCTGCGCAGCGCGCCGAAACTCGTGCCGCTCATCTCCGCCATCGGCGTGTCGTTCATCCTGCAGGACCTGCTGCGCCTCTTCGAGGGCCTGCAGGGCCGCTTCGACCTGGCCGTGAACGTCCCCACCGCCTTCAACCAGCCGCTCCCCTTCCAGCCGCTCGGCGTGAGCATCCAGGTCAAGGACCTGATCCTGCTGGTGGTGGGCGCCGTGATGCTGTTCGGCCTGAACCGCCTCGTGAACCACAGCCGCGTGGGCCGCGCCATTCGCGCCGTCGCGCAGGACCGCGTCACGGCGGGCCTGATGGGCATCGACAGCAACCGCATGATCGCGCTGACCTTCGCCATCGGCGGGGCGCTCGGCGGAGTGGGCGGCGTGCTGTTCGCCATGAAGTTCCCGAACCTCAACGCGTACAGCGGCACCATTCCCGGCATCAAGGCCTTCAGCGCGGCCGTGCTGGGCGGCATCGGCAGCATTCCCGGCGCGGTGCTGGGCGGGCTGGTGCTGGGCCTCATCGAGAACTTCCTGGGCGTCATCTCGATCTTCGGGAGCGTCTTCCCGAAACTGGCGTTCCTGGGCGCCATCAAGGCTGAGTACAAGGACGTCGGCGCGTTCATCGCCCTGATCGTGATCCTGATCTTCAAACCGTCCGGTCTGCTCGGCCGGAACACCACGGAGAAAGTATGA
- a CDS encoding branched-chain amino acid ABC transporter permease, whose product MTASPLLPKKARPGAPDRTVPLVIYTVVTALLLFLALGDLVPGVKFPAVITSSLFLLFLGSLLLAFQWRANTVVKLVIAVAALLVIIPDIGRLNGSYFDLAIQMCIFAALALGLNIVVGQAGLLDLGYVAFFAVGAYLWGVFGSGQFQQIVKSDLPYTPLTVTAWLAPLLLAVVGAAGYAWMKGIDRAHPGAMKPKGPQRLARAVAVTLVVIGVVSALVFVATLVNAAITSYYSGHAAALVSLANGVNPNLFWLFIVLAVAAAAIVGVLIGLPVLKLKGDYLAIVTLGLGEVIRVFANNMTKYTNGPQGITSITTAPAPWLDSIAGSLKFQPEQFKLFFLYFLVLAVIAVVITVNVRLGNSNIGRAWVAIREDELAAQAMGVPLVRTKILAFATGASFAGVMGVVFAAKQQFISPESFSYFQSIGVLTMVILGGMGNIAGVILGAVVVTWINLSVLPGLSETIQSSFPGLNSNLDPAKYNRLLFGLVLVLMMLFRPEGLLPSTRQRLMMHENDDTDPADDSLNVDGAQGGALGTGATGMPDVRSPGLSPRSEDKRTGGKQ is encoded by the coding sequence ATGACCGCGTCTCCCCTGCTCCCCAAGAAAGCCCGTCCCGGCGCGCCGGACCGGACCGTGCCGCTCGTGATCTACACGGTCGTCACGGCGCTCCTGCTGTTCCTGGCGCTCGGTGACCTCGTGCCGGGCGTGAAGTTCCCGGCCGTGATCACGTCCTCGCTGTTCCTGCTGTTCCTCGGCAGTCTGCTGCTCGCCTTCCAGTGGCGCGCGAACACGGTCGTGAAGCTCGTGATCGCGGTGGCGGCCCTGCTCGTGATCATTCCGGACATCGGCCGCCTGAACGGCTCGTACTTCGACCTCGCCATCCAGATGTGCATCTTCGCGGCGCTCGCGCTGGGCCTGAACATCGTGGTGGGCCAAGCGGGCCTGCTCGACCTGGGGTACGTGGCGTTCTTCGCGGTGGGCGCGTACCTGTGGGGCGTGTTCGGCAGCGGGCAGTTCCAGCAGATCGTGAAGTCCGACCTGCCGTACACGCCGCTCACCGTCACGGCGTGGCTGGCGCCGCTGCTGCTCGCCGTGGTCGGCGCAGCCGGGTACGCCTGGATGAAAGGCATCGACCGGGCGCACCCCGGCGCCATGAAGCCCAAGGGCCCGCAGCGACTCGCGCGTGCCGTGGCCGTGACGCTCGTGGTGATCGGGGTGGTGTCGGCCCTGGTGTTCGTCGCGACGCTCGTCAACGCGGCCATCACCAGCTACTACAGCGGGCACGCGGCGGCCCTCGTGTCGCTCGCGAACGGCGTGAACCCGAACCTCTTCTGGCTGTTCATCGTGCTGGCCGTCGCGGCGGCCGCCATCGTGGGCGTCTTGATCGGCCTGCCGGTCCTGAAGCTGAAGGGCGACTACCTCGCGATCGTGACGCTGGGTCTCGGTGAAGTGATCCGCGTCTTCGCGAACAACATGACCAAGTACACGAACGGACCGCAGGGCATCACGAGCATCACGACAGCGCCCGCACCGTGGCTCGACAGCATCGCGGGCAGCCTGAAGTTCCAGCCGGAGCAGTTCAAGCTGTTCTTCCTGTACTTCCTGGTGCTGGCCGTGATCGCGGTCGTCATCACCGTCAACGTCCGACTCGGCAACAGCAACATCGGGCGCGCGTGGGTCGCGATCCGTGAGGACGAGCTCGCCGCGCAGGCCATGGGCGTGCCGCTCGTCCGCACCAAGATCCTGGCCTTCGCGACCGGCGCGAGCTTCGCGGGCGTGATGGGCGTCGTGTTCGCCGCCAAGCAGCAGTTCATCTCGCCGGAGAGCTTCAGTTACTTCCAGAGCATCGGGGTGCTGACCATGGTGATCCTGGGCGGCATGGGCAACATCGCGGGCGTGATCCTGGGCGCGGTCGTCGTCACGTGGATCAACCTGTCGGTCCTGCCGGGCCTGTCCGAAACCATCCAGTCGAGCTTCCCCGGCCTGAACAGCAACCTCGACCCCGCCAAGTACAACCGCCTTCTGTTCGGTCTGGTGCTCGTGCTGATGATGCTGTTCCGCCCGGAAGGCCTGCTGCCCAGCACGCGCCAGCGCCTGATGATGCACGAGAACGACGACACCGACCCCGCAGACGACAGCCTGAACGTGGACGGCGCGCAGGGCGGCGCGCTCGGCACAGGCGCGACCGGCATGCCGGACGTGCGCTCGCCCGGCCTGTCCCCACGCAGCGAAGACAAGCGCACCGGAGGCAAACAGTGA
- a CDS encoding ABC transporter ATP-binding protein yields MSALTPNPKGSVLSVRGLTKTFGGLLAVNSVDLEVPRASIVSVIGPNGAGKTTFFNMITGIYEPDSGVIELDGTDLVGLRPDQVTGAGIARTFQNIRLFASMTAEENILVGRHPRLKAGYVDALFRTRRFREDEDSAREAAQVLLDFVGLKRQSQELSTSLPYGDQRRLEIARALATNPKVILLDEPAAGMNPRETENLKALIRAVRDDLGVTVVLIEHDMRLVMTLSEHITVLDYGTKIAEGLPHVIRNNPKVMEAYLGRGAAAGEYGKQEGGASA; encoded by the coding sequence GTGAGCGCCCTGACCCCCAACCCCAAAGGCAGCGTCCTGAGCGTCCGGGGCCTGACCAAGACCTTCGGCGGCCTGCTCGCCGTGAACAGCGTGGACCTCGAGGTGCCGCGCGCCAGCATCGTGTCCGTGATCGGACCGAACGGTGCGGGCAAGACGACCTTCTTCAACATGATCACCGGCATCTACGAACCGGACAGCGGCGTCATCGAACTGGACGGCACGGACCTCGTGGGCCTGCGCCCCGATCAGGTGACGGGGGCCGGCATCGCGCGCACCTTCCAGAACATCCGCCTGTTCGCGTCCATGACCGCCGAGGAAAACATCCTGGTGGGCCGCCACCCGCGCCTCAAGGCCGGGTACGTGGACGCGCTGTTCCGCACGCGCCGCTTCCGGGAGGACGAGGACAGCGCCCGCGAGGCCGCGCAGGTGCTGCTGGACTTCGTGGGCCTGAAACGCCAGTCGCAGGAGCTGTCCACCAGCCTCCCGTACGGCGACCAGCGCCGCCTGGAGATCGCGCGCGCGCTCGCCACGAACCCCAAGGTGATCCTGCTGGACGAACCGGCCGCCGGCATGAACCCGCGCGAGACGGAGAACCTCAAGGCACTGATCCGCGCGGTGCGTGACGACCTGGGCGTGACGGTCGTGCTGATCGAGCACGACATGCGCCTCGTGATGACCCTGTCGGAGCACATCACGGTGCTGGATTACGGCACCAAGATCGCCGAGGGCCTCCCGCACGTCATCCGCAACAACCCCAAGGTCATGGAAGCGTACCTCGGCCGCGGCGCCGCCGCCGGCGAGTACGGCAAACAGGAAGGAGGGGCCAGTGCTTGA
- a CDS encoding ABC transporter ATP-binding protein: MLELRDIHTYYGHIHALKGITLDVMQGEIIALIGGNGAGKTTTLRTISGMQRPKSGTLRYLGKDIAGVRPDQIMLQGMSHVPEGRRIFGQLTVRENLEIGAYTVTDRAVIQSRIEEGFEFFPRLREREKQLGGTLSGGEQQMLAIARALMVAPKLLLLDEPSMGLSPLFVETIFDIVERLNRERGTTILLVEQNASMALGIAKRAYVLQTGEIRLQGPAAEIASNESVRKAYLGED; encoded by the coding sequence ATGCTGGAGCTGCGGGACATCCACACGTACTACGGTCACATCCACGCGCTCAAAGGCATCACGCTGGACGTCATGCAGGGCGAGATCATCGCGCTGATCGGCGGCAACGGCGCGGGCAAGACGACTACGCTGCGCACCATTTCCGGCATGCAGCGCCCCAAGAGCGGCACGCTCCGCTACCTGGGCAAGGACATCGCGGGCGTGCGGCCCGACCAGATCATGCTGCAGGGCATGAGTCACGTGCCGGAAGGCCGCCGCATCTTCGGGCAGCTGACGGTGCGCGAGAACCTGGAGATCGGCGCGTACACCGTCACGGACCGCGCCGTGATCCAGAGCCGCATCGAGGAGGGCTTCGAGTTCTTCCCGCGCCTGCGGGAACGCGAGAAGCAGCTCGGCGGGACGCTGTCCGGCGGCGAGCAGCAGATGCTCGCCATCGCGCGCGCCCTGATGGTCGCGCCGAAACTGCTGCTTCTGGACGAGCCGAGCATGGGGCTGTCGCCGCTGTTCGTGGAGACGATCTTCGACATCGTGGAGCGCCTGAACCGCGAGCGCGGCACCACGATCCTGCTGGTGGAGCAGAACGCCAGCATGGCGCTCGGCATCGCGAAGCGCGCGTACGTGCTGCAGACGGGCGAGATCCGCCTGCAGGGCCCGGCGGCGGAGATCGCCAGCAACGAGAGCGTCCGCAAGGCGTACCTCGGCGAGGACTGA
- a CDS encoding ABC transporter substrate-binding protein translates to MKKYVLTALLGASMLGSASAATLVYGGNGEPVSLEPGNITDGISITVQRQIYDTLVDFKDGTTDPVPGLAVSWKSNADATSWTFKLRQGVKFQDGTPFNADAVVFNWNRFWDAKDPNGFRDQGRTFEIMGDLLGGFKGDKTAVIKSIVKVDDSTVRFDLNSGNSVFPVVIGSGYFGIASPTAIKAQGAKYGTPASTPVGTGPFSFVSWKTGDAVTLKANTAYWGPKPRVDTLVIRSIKDASQRLNELKAGTIDFTSDLTPDSLNAVKSDRNLTAVLKPSFNVGFVSMNNKNPILAKQAVRTALSMAINKKEIAAAFWNGLAVSNSSFLPPVMSWANSKDVPSDYKYDPAAAKKMLADAGYANGFSVDLWYMPVSRPYFPTPKPIAEAIAADLSAIGVKVNLKTEDWAKYLQDRNKEPGFDMYMIGWTGDYGDPDNFYGAYYGANASDDINYNPASLQNLLEQGRAALTQADKAKVYSQLHELTYKAAFRIPMVHSQPLAASRSYVKNWVPSPLGSEAFNRIILVGKK, encoded by the coding sequence ATGAAGAAATACGTTCTGACCGCACTTCTGGGAGCGTCCATGCTGGGCAGCGCCTCGGCCGCCACGCTCGTGTACGGCGGCAACGGCGAGCCCGTCAGCCTGGAGCCCGGCAACATCACGGACGGCATCAGCATCACCGTGCAGCGCCAGATCTACGACACCCTCGTGGACTTCAAGGACGGCACGACCGATCCCGTGCCCGGCCTCGCCGTGAGCTGGAAGAGCAACGCCGACGCGACCAGCTGGACCTTCAAGCTGCGTCAGGGCGTGAAGTTCCAGGACGGGACGCCCTTCAACGCGGACGCCGTGGTCTTCAACTGGAACAGGTTCTGGGACGCCAAGGACCCGAACGGCTTCCGTGACCAGGGCCGCACCTTCGAGATCATGGGCGACCTGCTCGGCGGCTTCAAGGGCGACAAGACGGCCGTCATCAAGAGCATCGTGAAGGTGGACGACAGCACCGTGCGCTTCGACCTGAACAGCGGCAACAGCGTGTTCCCCGTCGTGATCGGCAGCGGGTACTTCGGCATCGCCAGCCCCACCGCCATCAAGGCGCAGGGCGCGAAGTACGGCACGCCCGCCAGCACCCCGGTCGGCACGGGTCCCTTCAGCTTCGTGAGCTGGAAGACCGGTGACGCCGTGACGCTGAAGGCGAACACCGCGTACTGGGGTCCGAAGCCCCGCGTGGACACGCTCGTGATCCGCAGCATCAAGGACGCCTCGCAGCGCCTGAACGAACTGAAGGCCGGCACCATCGACTTCACGTCCGACCTGACGCCCGACTCCCTGAACGCCGTGAAGAGCGACCGGAACCTGACGGCCGTCCTGAAGCCCAGCTTCAACGTCGGCTTCGTGAGCATGAACAACAAGAACCCCATCCTGGCGAAGCAGGCGGTCCGCACGGCGCTCAGCATGGCGATCAACAAGAAGGAGATCGCGGCGGCCTTCTGGAACGGCCTCGCGGTCAGCAACTCCAGCTTCCTGCCGCCCGTCATGAGCTGGGCGAACAGCAAGGACGTGCCCAGCGACTACAAGTACGACCCTGCCGCCGCGAAGAAGATGCTCGCCGACGCCGGGTACGCCAACGGCTTCAGCGTGGACCTGTGGTACATGCCCGTCAGCCGCCCGTACTTCCCCACCCCCAAGCCCATCGCGGAAGCGATCGCGGCCGACCTGTCCGCCATCGGCGTGAAGGTCAACCTGAAGACCGAGGACTGGGCCAAGTACCTGCAGGACCGCAACAAGGAGCCCGGCTTCGACATGTACATGATCGGCTGGACGGGCGACTACGGTGATCCGGACAACTTCTACGGCGCGTACTACGGCGCGAACGCCAGCGACGACATCAACTACAACCCCGCCTCGCTGCAGAACCTGCTGGAGCAGGGCCGCGCCGCCCTCACCCAGGCCGACAAGGCCAAGGTGTACAGCCAGCTGCACGAGCTGACCTACAAGGCCGCGTTCCGCATCCCGATGGTGCACAGCCAGCCGCTCGCCGCGTCGCGCAGCTACGTCAAGAACTGGGTGCCCAGCCCGCTGGGCAGCGAGGCGTTCAACCGCATCATCCTCGTCGGCAAGAAGTAA